In the genome of Marispirochaeta sp., one region contains:
- a CDS encoding type I phosphomannose isomerase catalytic subunit: protein MAIVQKPVAVDPTRVWRTYFGGRMLDAVYGVENPEDGEYPESWIASTVKAKSPGREHIPDEGLSRVSAAGGHVSVSLKSLIEEDPAAFLGNKHVQRFGNDPALLVKLIDSAERLTIQAHPDRKDSMRFFNSPFGKSEFWVILGGREIDGEEPYVLFGFKPGVTKQKWRRIFEAQDIQGMISCLHKIPVQPGDIMAVPGGIPHAIGPGCFLLEAQEPTDLTLRPERITPKGRVLSQEACHLGAGFDAMLEMFDYTTYTLEELKGSFIGTCPLHKAGEMSLSLTAPKMGMPFRVNYHAVSGQDGLKADDSFSIVLCLEGKGSLGGVPLAPCAALFVPAEVRDRSIEADPGKTVKLLECLPEAT, encoded by the coding sequence ATGGCAATAGTACAGAAACCGGTAGCTGTAGACCCGACCCGGGTATGGCGCACATATTTTGGCGGCAGGATGCTTGATGCCGTTTATGGCGTAGAAAATCCTGAGGACGGTGAGTATCCCGAATCCTGGATAGCCTCAACAGTTAAAGCAAAGAGCCCGGGACGGGAGCACATCCCGGATGAAGGTTTAAGCCGTGTTTCTGCAGCAGGCGGTCATGTATCAGTCAGCTTGAAGAGCCTGATTGAGGAAGATCCTGCCGCGTTTTTGGGGAACAAGCATGTCCAGCGCTTCGGCAATGACCCTGCATTACTCGTCAAGCTTATCGACTCCGCAGAGCGCCTGACTATCCAGGCGCATCCTGACCGGAAGGACTCTATGCGCTTTTTTAATTCTCCCTTCGGAAAAAGCGAGTTCTGGGTAATCCTGGGGGGACGGGAGATCGACGGGGAGGAGCCTTATGTGCTCTTTGGTTTTAAGCCGGGAGTTACAAAGCAGAAATGGCGTCGTATTTTTGAAGCCCAGGATATCCAGGGAATGATCAGCTGCCTGCATAAGATTCCGGTGCAGCCGGGAGACATCATGGCAGTCCCCGGCGGCATTCCCCACGCCATTGGACCGGGCTGTTTCCTGCTTGAGGCCCAGGAACCGACGGACCTTACCCTGCGCCCCGAACGGATTACTCCCAAAGGACGGGTTCTGTCACAGGAGGCTTGTCACCTGGGGGCCGGATTCGACGCCATGCTGGAGATGTTCGATTACACAACATATACCCTGGAAGAACTTAAAGGGAGCTTTATCGGCACCTGTCCTTTGCACAAAGCCGGTGAGATGAGTCTTTCCCTTACCGCGCCGAAGATGGGCATGCCTTTTCGGGTAAACTACCACGCTGTCAGCGGGCAAGACGGACTGAAGGCTGATGACAGCTTCTCCATCGTGCTCTGCCTGGAAGGGAAGGGCAGTCTGGGCGGGGTGCCCCTTGCTCCCTGCGCCGCACTCTTCGTTCCCGCTGAGGTTCGGGACCGGAGTATCGAAGCCGATCCCGGAAAAACCGTGAAGCTTCTTGAGTGCCTTCCGGAAGCTACCTGA